From Polypterus senegalus isolate Bchr_013 chromosome 15, ASM1683550v1, whole genome shotgun sequence, the proteins below share one genomic window:
- the si:dkeyp-92c9.2 gene encoding LOW QUALITY PROTEIN: cyclin-dependent kinase 5 activator 1 (The sequence of the model RefSeq protein was modified relative to this genomic sequence to represent the inferred CDS: deleted 1 base in 1 codon) — protein MGTVLSLSPGSRKASLYEDDAGSLSHYASVQGSKSAGSQKDRNAKRHPMFIPTLTWKRLVASTKKRGTKKGSGALNNNYQKDVAHLNSENVKKSLSCANLSSFDGQPLAPLSSTKEGSSSKKVTAPTTRRRAGGGSPKRVVVQASTSELLKCLGEFLCGRCYRLKHLSPTEPILWLRSVDRSLLLQGWQDQAFVTPANVVFVYLLCRHIIDGDLVATEHDLRAALLTCLYLSYSYMGNEISYPLKPFLVESAKEAFWDRCLRIIDTMSAKMLRINADPHFFTQVFADLKNEGGHRDFGRVLDR, from the exons ATGGGCACCGTCCTGTCCCTGTCGCCCGGCTCGAGGAAAGCCAGTCTGTACGAGGACGACGCAGGGTCCCTCAGCCACTACGCCAGCGTGCAAGGCAGCAAGTCGGCTGGCAGCCAGAAGGACAGGAACGCCAAGCGGCACCCCATGTTCATTCCCACGCTGACTTGGAAGCGGCTGGTGGCCTCTACCAAGAAGCGGGGCACCAAGAAGGGCAGCGGTGCTCTGAACAACAACTACCAGAAGGATGTGGCCCACCTGAACAGTGAGAACGTCAAGAAGTCCCTATCCTGTGCCAACCTCTCCAGCTTCGACGGCCAGCCCCTGGCGCCCCTGTCCAGCACCAAGGAGGGCTCCTCCAGCAAGAAGGTCACC GCACCAACTACCCGGCGGCGGGCGGGTGGCGGCTCCCCGAAGCGGGTCGTCGTCCAGGCGTCCACCAGCGAGCTGCTCAAATGCCTGGGTGAGTTCCTGTGCGGCCGCTGCTACCGCCTCAAGCACCTCTCGCCCACCGAGCCCATCTTGTGGCTGCGTAGCGTGGACCGCTCGCTCCTCCTGCAGGGCTGGCAGGACCAGGCCTTCGTGACGCCCGCCAACGTCGTCTTCGTCTACCTGCTGTGCCGCCACATCATCGACGGGGACCTGGTGGCTACGGAGCACGACCTGCGGGCCGCGCTGCTCACGTGCCTCTACCTGTCCTACTCCTACATGGGCAACGAGATCTCCTACCCGCTCAAGCCCTTCCTGGTGGAGAGTGCCAAGGAGGCCTTTTGGGACCGCTGCCTGCGCATCATCGATACCATGAGTGCCAAGATGCTGCGCATCAACGCCGACCCGCACTTCTTCACTCAAGTCTTCGCCGACCTCAAGAACGAGGGCGGCCACCGGGACTTCGGCCGAGTGCTGGACCGCTGA